A genome region from Planctomycetaceae bacterium includes the following:
- a CDS encoding helix-turn-helix transcriptional regulator, translating into MSLGQQLRKARLSAGMTQEALAGNAGVSREYISLLESDKKSPTVNMLLRLCAAMNVRAWILLRRVQDSQTR; encoded by the coding sequence ATGTCCTTGGGCCAACAGCTACGAAAAGCACGTCTCTCTGCCGGAATGACGCAGGAAGCGCTGGCTGGCAACGCCGGCGTTTCTCGGGAATATATCAGTCTTCTGGAGTCCGACAAGAAGTCCCCGACCGTGAATATGCTTCTGCGGTTATGTGCGGCCATGAACGTACGCGCCTGGATCCTGTTGCGGCGAGTTCAAGATTCGCAGACGCGCTAG
- a CDS encoding helix-turn-helix transcriptional regulator, whose product MPNIAIALREEINRLAAKQVRFGMTKVKQDTVRLKRDVARLKRQVAMLQREKTFLVKQVARTSEVTAPPVEKLQKMRVTGKWMISLRKRLDLTQADFGKLMGVSGQQVYQYERKTGVLRLRETTKAALAKVRQMGKREARKALEAQPVAKAPQKKRRAKKARLTKVKQVRRKAKKASKK is encoded by the coding sequence ATGCCCAACATCGCCATAGCACTTCGTGAAGAGATCAACCGCCTGGCTGCAAAGCAGGTGCGGTTCGGAATGACCAAGGTGAAGCAGGATACCGTGCGCCTCAAGCGTGACGTAGCCCGTCTGAAGCGCCAGGTTGCAATGCTTCAGCGAGAAAAGACATTCCTGGTCAAACAGGTTGCCCGGACAAGCGAAGTGACTGCACCACCTGTCGAGAAGCTCCAGAAGATGAGGGTGACAGGCAAGTGGATGATTAGCCTGCGAAAGAGGCTCGACCTGACTCAGGCTGATTTCGGCAAGCTGATGGGTGTCTCTGGGCAGCAGGTATATCAGTACGAAAGGAAGACAGGGGTATTGCGTCTACGTGAGACCACCAAGGCCGCACTGGCTAAAGTCAGGCAGATGGGCAAGCGTGAGGCCAGAAAGGCCCTGGAAGCTCAGCCGGTAGCAAAGGCACCTCAGAAGAAGCGCCGGGCGAAGAAGGCTCGCCTGACCAAGGTCAAACAGGTGCGCAGGAAGGCCAAGAAGGCTTCCAAGAAATAG
- a CDS encoding helix-turn-helix domain-containing protein, whose product MIQRNNCAQALDSSEETTSNITTDIPVAPARIAPDGIQDLEGYLPVQRSANTQEANPRRHSGLFTAQQAAIYLCLDMVTDDGAAAVRTLRHYVDTRELRPTRIGKFNFFHREDLDDFVNRRRKPERGQSASTTTTNSERKPAGNRQLVLRQGS is encoded by the coding sequence ATGATCCAACGGAATAACTGCGCGCAGGCGCTCGACAGCAGCGAAGAAACTACCAGCAACATTACGACAGACATCCCAGTGGCCCCTGCCAGGATCGCCCCAGATGGAATCCAGGATCTGGAAGGGTATCTGCCAGTTCAGCGGTCCGCGAACACCCAGGAAGCCAACCCCCGCCGCCATAGCGGCCTGTTCACCGCCCAGCAGGCAGCGATCTATCTCTGCCTGGACATGGTGACGGACGATGGGGCGGCCGCAGTCAGAACCCTTCGGCATTACGTCGATACACGGGAGCTGCGGCCCACCAGGATCGGGAAGTTCAATTTCTTCCACCGGGAAGATCTGGATGACTTCGTCAACCGGCGCCGCAAGCCAGAGCGGGGGCAATCTGCTTCGACAACCACGACCAATTCAGAACGCAAGCCGGCTGGAAACAGACAGCTTGTGCTACGCCAAGGGAGTTAA
- a CDS encoding phage/plasmid primase, P4 family yields MIQAYDETTILSTTETSDIRPTSRYGVEESDRVKNVRLGHKMGWSFIPLAGKRPLMEEWPTAPRETLDQALEWASKGNVGLRTGTASGILVIDIDQDTDPLGLPTTVTAKTSRGTHHYFKAPKCKIGNSVKKLGGNIDIKSDGGQVVYPGSVHPETGKIYQWIPGLSPQDVEVSELPADIIQKILSLQEKPERKDLHENPAPLACGNEIVRKAIQEVREAEEGSRNDTLNAKAYLLGRRLESEGLNKKQVELVLIEAAIEAGLSEDEAADTTRSGLEAGIKNPAAKADEIKLTDLGNAERFANQHRNTACYCQPRNSWFIWNGKRWERDILLQVQKSAEQTILSIRKEARNVQDLTRRRAMEDFATKSESRSRVEAMVDLARSKLAVRPDQFDSDPWLLAVNNGVIDLRTGELRPSLPKDFITHLSPVEYDPAATCPQWEAFLDKIFAGEADLIAFIQRLIGYCLTGSVSEQVLPIFYGDGANGKSTLLNQLKAVMGDYAGPAPHELLTVSKFEKAPNVIADLQGLRLAIASESDSGERLSEALVKLLTGGDMLKARKLYEDFGEFEPTHKIIMMTNHKPRIQGTDEGIWRRLLLVPFNVVIPKDQQDTKLTEKLRQELPGILAWAVCGCLEWQKSGLNPPACVCEATKSFRKESNSFEQFMEERCVPNVPARDTWTSNASLRDAYMAYCQEIGENSPLNTRAIAAILKAKGCHTVSRGRYGRGWEGIALLPEDTGPPESGGPTAAADTPPTNSISDTPSDSSTN; encoded by the coding sequence ATGATCCAGGCATACGACGAAACCACGATTCTATCTACAACAGAAACCTCCGATATCAGGCCTACCTCTCGCTACGGGGTGGAAGAATCTGATCGGGTTAAGAATGTGAGACTTGGACACAAGATGGGATGGTCCTTCATTCCCCTTGCGGGCAAGAGGCCGTTGATGGAGGAATGGCCCACTGCACCTCGGGAGACCCTCGACCAAGCTCTGGAGTGGGCCAGCAAGGGCAACGTGGGCCTGCGGACCGGCACCGCCTCTGGCATATTGGTTATTGATATCGATCAGGATACCGATCCGCTCGGGTTGCCGACAACGGTAACAGCCAAGACAAGCAGAGGCACACACCATTACTTCAAGGCTCCCAAGTGCAAGATTGGAAACTCAGTTAAGAAGCTGGGAGGGAACATAGATATCAAGTCCGACGGTGGCCAGGTTGTGTATCCGGGCTCTGTGCACCCGGAGACAGGCAAAATCTATCAGTGGATTCCAGGGCTGTCGCCTCAGGATGTAGAGGTATCGGAGCTGCCTGCAGACATCATCCAGAAAATCCTGTCGTTGCAGGAGAAACCGGAACGTAAGGACCTGCATGAGAATCCCGCACCCCTGGCCTGTGGCAACGAGATTGTCCGGAAGGCAATCCAGGAAGTGCGGGAGGCCGAGGAAGGTTCCCGTAACGACACCCTCAATGCCAAAGCATACTTGCTAGGTCGGCGCCTTGAATCAGAAGGTCTGAATAAGAAACAAGTCGAGCTTGTCCTCATTGAGGCGGCGATCGAGGCTGGGCTTTCGGAGGATGAGGCCGCCGATACGACTCGTTCTGGTCTTGAGGCTGGCATTAAGAATCCCGCTGCCAAAGCTGACGAGATCAAGCTGACAGACCTGGGTAACGCCGAGCGGTTTGCCAACCAGCACCGCAACACGGCTTGCTACTGCCAGCCACGGAACAGTTGGTTCATTTGGAATGGCAAGAGATGGGAACGGGACATCCTGCTGCAGGTGCAGAAATCAGCCGAACAAACAATTCTCTCCATCCGCAAGGAAGCCAGAAATGTTCAGGATTTGACAAGAAGGAGGGCCATGGAGGACTTCGCAACGAAGTCTGAGTCCAGATCAAGAGTGGAGGCCATGGTGGACCTGGCGCGTAGCAAACTCGCCGTAAGGCCGGACCAGTTCGATAGCGACCCCTGGCTATTGGCAGTAAATAACGGGGTTATCGACCTAAGAACGGGAGAACTTCGTCCTTCGTTGCCGAAAGACTTTATCACCCACCTCTCCCCGGTTGAATACGACCCCGCCGCTACGTGCCCACAGTGGGAGGCATTCCTGGACAAGATCTTTGCCGGCGAGGCGGACCTCATAGCTTTTATCCAGCGACTGATTGGCTACTGTCTGACAGGAAGCGTAAGTGAGCAGGTTCTGCCGATCTTCTACGGTGACGGCGCCAATGGGAAGTCAACGCTACTTAATCAGCTCAAGGCGGTGATGGGCGACTACGCAGGTCCTGCACCCCATGAACTGCTGACCGTGTCAAAGTTCGAAAAGGCCCCCAACGTGATTGCCGATCTGCAAGGGCTACGTCTCGCTATAGCCTCCGAATCCGACTCCGGCGAAAGGCTCTCTGAGGCACTGGTTAAGCTCCTAACCGGCGGGGACATGCTCAAGGCTCGAAAGCTGTACGAGGATTTCGGGGAGTTTGAACCCACGCACAAGATCATCATGATGACCAACCACAAGCCCCGCATTCAGGGGACAGACGAGGGAATCTGGCGCAGGCTCTTGCTTGTGCCCTTCAACGTGGTGATCCCCAAGGACCAGCAGGACACCAAGCTCACAGAGAAATTGCGGCAAGAACTGCCGGGAATCCTGGCCTGGGCAGTCTGTGGTTGCCTGGAGTGGCAGAAATCGGGTTTGAACCCGCCGGCTTGTGTGTGCGAGGCAACAAAAAGCTTTCGCAAGGAGAGCAACTCCTTCGAGCAGTTCATGGAGGAGAGATGCGTTCCCAACGTTCCCGCTCGCGATACTTGGACCAGCAATGCCTCGCTCCGGGACGCCTACATGGCATACTGCCAGGAAATCGGCGAGAACTCCCCGCTGAATACCCGAGCCATCGCGGCGATCTTGAAAGCAAAAGGTTGCCACACCGTAAGCAGAGGAAGATATGGGCGTGGCTGGGAGGGGATAGCTCTTCTGCCCGAGGACACGGGGCCACCGGAATCAGGTGGCCCAACTGCGGCGGCAGACACCCCGCCCACGAACAGTATTTCAGACACTCCATCTGATTCATCCACCAACTAA
- a CDS encoding WYL domain-containing transcriptional regulator encodes MARGEQLIRQWKLLRLLQSRHFGVCLEDLIAELGSCKRTIQRDLKLLQGAGFPISFEQHLGEVGDRERRFWKLEHRFLESQNLVLSMVEVLSLLLSQQLLASLAGTPLGDGLKSVIGKIESVLSIKARGYFSDLEDVLIVKETVQPEFSAMYSSIESINRAISESRVLQIRYKSPRKSDGFSSAFHPYNLILHKNDLYCIGRVVAKDQIRTLKVRRLQALDLTEKKFTRPERFCLGGHLDGSFGIVYSGEYETVQARLSGWAATEVREHKWHPTQKIIGGTNDSLVVQFDLSNTMEFKTWLLSFGRHAKLLKPKHLVDELAEEIAQMNNSYAAGGTGKASHA; translated from the coding sequence ATGGCACGGGGTGAACAACTTATCAGGCAGTGGAAGCTTCTGAGGCTTCTGCAGAGCCGCCACTTTGGCGTATGCTTGGAGGACCTTATCGCCGAATTAGGTTCCTGCAAGCGGACTATCCAGCGGGATCTGAAGCTGCTGCAAGGGGCAGGATTTCCCATCAGTTTCGAACAACATCTGGGAGAAGTGGGTGATCGTGAGAGACGATTCTGGAAGCTGGAACACCGGTTCCTTGAATCACAGAACCTCGTTCTCTCGATGGTGGAAGTGCTCAGCCTCCTCTTGAGCCAGCAGCTGCTTGCGTCCCTGGCTGGTACGCCGCTGGGCGATGGCCTCAAGTCCGTAATAGGCAAGATTGAGTCCGTGCTCTCAATCAAGGCCCGGGGCTACTTCTCCGATCTGGAGGACGTCCTGATCGTCAAAGAGACCGTGCAGCCCGAGTTTTCAGCGATGTACAGCTCGATCGAGAGCATCAACCGAGCGATCTCCGAGAGCAGGGTTCTCCAGATTCGATACAAGTCTCCCAGGAAAAGCGATGGGTTCTCCTCGGCGTTCCATCCGTACAACCTGATCCTGCACAAGAACGACCTGTACTGCATCGGGCGAGTGGTTGCCAAGGACCAGATCCGCACCCTGAAGGTGCGCCGGCTCCAGGCCCTGGACTTGACCGAAAAGAAGTTCACCAGGCCTGAGCGATTCTGCCTTGGCGGCCATCTGGACGGCAGCTTTGGCATTGTCTATAGCGGAGAGTATGAGACCGTCCAGGCTCGCCTGAGCGGCTGGGCGGCCACTGAAGTCCGGGAGCACAAGTGGCACCCAACCCAGAAGATCATTGGCGGCACCAATGACTCGCTTGTAGTCCAGTTCGACCTCTCCAACACGATGGAGTTCAAGACCTGGCTGCTGAGCTTCGGCCGTCACGCCAAGCTGCTCAAGCCCAAGCACCTTGTGGACGAACTTGCCGAGGAAATAGCACAGATGAACAACTCCTATGCGGCCGGCGGCACAGGAAAGGCCAGCCACGCGTAG
- a CDS encoding site-specific integrase, whose amino-acid sequence MARFKNWLANEWKTDPRPEVDGDVYAVADLAQDYLDYACTYFVKDGKVTAHIHTVKMALQELVDLYGEKPAGELSPPDVAQYRDSLIKDASGKVRSLTTVNNRLHVVQKAYRWAVEKGLVTVEAWQGLLAVRRLKKGRSQAKDPKRVRPVAWEHVEATLKHCSPTLGAMIRLHWLTGMRPGEVCTIRPCDITFKEKYWLYIPQRHKCEHLDQARVVPLGPQAQEILAPWIKEDPEAYCFSPQESEQWRKETRRAERKTPLYPSHLKHLAAKRKAEPKRPAGDVFDAGSYRHAIHNAIDRANADLPADKQVPYWHPHQLRHSWATRIRQEFGVEATSAGLGHTNIDTTELYAERDIERAVEIALKSG is encoded by the coding sequence ATGGCACGATTCAAGAACTGGCTCGCAAATGAGTGGAAGACCGACCCGCGGCCAGAAGTCGACGGGGATGTTTACGCCGTGGCAGACCTGGCCCAGGACTACCTGGACTACGCCTGCACCTACTTCGTGAAGGACGGAAAAGTCACTGCCCATATCCACACCGTCAAAATGGCTCTCCAGGAACTGGTGGACCTCTACGGAGAGAAACCGGCGGGAGAACTGAGTCCTCCAGATGTGGCTCAATACCGTGACTCGCTGATCAAGGATGCAAGCGGTAAGGTCAGATCGCTGACTACCGTGAACAACCGCCTGCACGTGGTCCAGAAGGCTTACCGCTGGGCCGTCGAGAAGGGACTGGTCACTGTCGAAGCGTGGCAGGGCTTACTGGCTGTTCGCCGGCTGAAGAAGGGCAGGAGCCAGGCCAAGGACCCCAAACGTGTTCGCCCCGTGGCGTGGGAACATGTGGAGGCCACACTCAAGCACTGCTCTCCCACGCTGGGGGCCATGATACGTCTCCACTGGCTGACGGGAATGCGCCCCGGCGAAGTCTGTACGATTCGCCCTTGTGACATCACCTTCAAGGAGAAGTACTGGCTCTACATTCCCCAACGTCACAAATGCGAGCATCTGGACCAAGCGAGAGTGGTGCCTTTGGGACCGCAGGCACAGGAGATCCTGGCCCCTTGGATCAAGGAAGACCCGGAGGCCTACTGCTTTTCGCCGCAGGAATCAGAGCAATGGCGTAAGGAAACCAGACGAGCGGAGCGAAAGACGCCCCTGTATCCTTCACACCTCAAGCATTTGGCAGCGAAGAGAAAGGCTGAGCCCAAACGCCCGGCAGGTGATGTTTTCGATGCCGGCAGCTATCGTCATGCGATCCACAACGCGATCGACAGGGCTAACGCCGATCTTCCGGCTGACAAGCAGGTTCCCTATTGGCACCCGCATCAGTTACGCCACAGTTGGGCCACGAGGATTCGCCAGGAGTTCGGCGTAGAGGCAACCAGCGCCGGCCTGGGGCACACCAACATCGATACCACTGAGCTGTATGCCGAACGAGATATCGAGCGAGCAGTGGAGATTGCTCTGAAAAGCGGCTGA
- a CDS encoding PD-(D/E)XK nuclease family protein: protein MKPPKHVLRQNIFEHATSELSHSALWAWILSCAQSEEHDRRDVRRLAEAFLHHVGYSAPLPRVTSVEREVTPRDGEKMRFDIVASLESGDTLLIENKVKALPDEAQLRSYAEHHPQSTYVLLHAGFNSLRRSYEWKRLGEVALWKRIGIEGILEVIDSMEEPLSHSLLIDYDRWLRKLAARFEQLTVQALSNDVAEVNEALKSPQGQYAFVDNLCNDLDGVIQLGTSSGRPWTEFAFLWLENDEPGKDDYPDMLFYRLDATSRGIPYLAIRQYHRLATGDAVSLQKKRDRLTLIRTCWAKAVAQSDQPSLNWRPPGNRLGFEMEVCSLLLNSPENSPAKVRRALPGLHKGFLEELRKVGWPISERIREAFPGTSMCEHVSPSGPSCCPPSLLSNLH, encoded by the coding sequence ATGAAACCGCCCAAACACGTGCTGAGACAGAACATTTTCGAGCATGCAACCAGCGAATTATCTCATTCGGCCCTGTGGGCATGGATACTCAGTTGTGCCCAGTCGGAAGAGCATGACCGACGAGACGTCCGACGTCTAGCCGAAGCTTTCCTGCATCATGTCGGATACTCGGCTCCTCTTCCAAGAGTCACCTCAGTGGAACGGGAGGTGACACCTCGCGATGGCGAGAAGATGCGGTTCGACATTGTGGCATCACTGGAATCTGGAGATACGCTGCTGATCGAAAACAAGGTTAAAGCGTTGCCTGATGAGGCCCAGCTCCGGTCCTATGCCGAGCATCATCCCCAAAGCACGTATGTCCTGCTTCATGCAGGGTTCAATTCTCTTAGGAGGTCCTACGAATGGAAGAGACTAGGGGAGGTCGCCCTATGGAAACGGATTGGGATCGAGGGAATCTTAGAGGTGATTGATTCAATGGAGGAGCCACTCAGTCACAGCCTCTTAATTGACTATGATCGGTGGTTACGAAAGTTGGCAGCGAGATTTGAACAACTTACAGTTCAGGCTTTGAGCAACGACGTAGCAGAGGTCAATGAAGCATTGAAAAGCCCTCAGGGGCAGTACGCATTTGTAGATAACCTATGCAACGACTTGGACGGTGTCATCCAATTAGGCACAAGCAGCGGAAGGCCGTGGACTGAGTTTGCGTTTCTTTGGCTCGAGAATGATGAGCCAGGGAAGGATGATTACCCAGATATGCTGTTCTATCGACTCGATGCAACTTCCCGTGGCATCCCGTACCTTGCTATTCGGCAATACCACCGACTGGCAACCGGAGATGCGGTTTCGCTGCAGAAGAAGCGAGATAGACTGACTTTGATCAGAACTTGTTGGGCGAAGGCTGTTGCGCAAAGCGATCAGCCGAGTTTGAACTGGCGGCCCCCAGGAAATCGGCTAGGCTTTGAAATGGAAGTATGCTCGCTGTTGCTGAATAGTCCGGAGAACTCCCCCGCAAAGGTGCGAAGGGCCTTGCCTGGCTTGCACAAGGGGTTTCTGGAAGAACTACGGAAGGTCGGTTGGCCAATTTCGGAGAGAATCCGCGAGGCCTTTCCGGGAACCTCCATGTGCGAACATGTCAGTCCCTCGGGCCCTTCTTGTTGTCCGCCCTCATTGCTTTCCAATCTTCATTGA
- a CDS encoding DUF932 domain-containing protein — MLNLCLHCGSRHVERDQIERCPTPTRTDTWVPIPHFRLLEQVEATLTGAGLKIVNQAHAMPHDGLRYFGLMQVTNGHSHQDYGMVLGLRNSHDKSFPASLAVGSGVFVCDNMAFSAEVVIARRHTVFIERDLPGLVAGAVGRLGDLRQQQDDRIEAYKATKVTHTRAHDMIVRAVDARVVPVTAVPEVLQEWRRPRHAEFAQGGQTAWRLFNAFTEAVKGRNLEALPRRTQALHGLMDVLCGVGSNAN, encoded by the coding sequence ATGCTGAATCTATGCCTTCATTGCGGCTCCCGACACGTCGAGCGGGACCAGATCGAACGTTGCCCCACGCCGACCAGGACCGACACCTGGGTGCCCATTCCGCACTTCCGCCTGCTGGAGCAGGTGGAAGCCACACTGACCGGCGCCGGGCTGAAGATCGTCAACCAGGCCCACGCGATGCCTCACGACGGCCTTCGATACTTCGGCCTGATGCAGGTGACGAACGGCCACAGCCACCAGGACTACGGAATGGTGCTGGGCCTGCGGAACAGCCACGACAAGAGCTTCCCTGCCAGCCTGGCCGTTGGCTCCGGCGTGTTCGTGTGCGACAACATGGCCTTCAGTGCCGAGGTGGTGATCGCCCGCCGGCATACCGTCTTCATCGAGCGCGATCTGCCCGGCCTGGTTGCCGGTGCAGTGGGACGGCTGGGCGATCTGCGCCAGCAGCAGGACGACCGGATCGAGGCATACAAGGCGACCAAGGTCACGCATACGCGAGCCCACGACATGATCGTGCGCGCGGTAGATGCCCGGGTTGTGCCCGTCACTGCCGTGCCCGAGGTTCTCCAGGAATGGCGTCGGCCGCGGCACGCGGAGTTCGCTCAAGGCGGCCAGACGGCATGGCGACTGTTCAATGCCTTCACCGAGGCCGTCAAGGGGCGGAACCTGGAAGCGCTGCCCAGACGAACGCAAGCTCTTCATGGCCTGATGGATGTACTATGCGGCGTCGGATCAAACGCCAATTGA